A single window of Marinitoga hydrogenitolerans DSM 16785 DNA harbors:
- a CDS encoding CHASE2 domain-containing protein, translated as MKIFKFRLKTIHILFIIFLLIYLITYLLNNPWIENFELKTLDLRYRIRGEKKIKSDVIVIAIDENSLINMATEFNDEWPWNREHYARMVAKLFKFGIKTIGFDVSFTTPSESNIMSNGKSKDDVLLSAILRKYNKVVLGTYLTVEKQNFKEYNEIFRKKLEDNRFYLKYSFKLKNPEYLPLFYPLTAYKIIPPIPEFSSLVPASTYEIGQLDPDGVARSLPLIFKEEWAAENGYSTGLFPHMDLFLYAFYKNYDINDFIFDPKNYIIQINNEKIQTDKNGFYSLNFYGKGKNVFDTISFYDFVYTKKYDNYDFKNKVAILGYSATAKGLYDLRITPFSNDEPGVYLHATAVQNLISKDKITRVIFFYSIIILFSLLLLSLIFSSYKKIYVKLISFSIPSSYIFISYILFKNNIWVDTFYPVLSTLIISIIDTVQSVLNESKEKKKIKSFFFKYVPDFVAQKLLDQGKTELGGEKKNVVLIMSDIVGFTEKSEKLSPEDVVRFLNYYLSQMVDIIRNKYYGTIDKFIGDLIMAIFGAPIEFGDEVDRAISCALDMRKKLKDINIELKKMGFDFEVNAGIGMHYGEVIIGNIGADFRMDYTCIGDTVNTTSRIEHLTRELNQWLIVTEEIVKRSKKFRFKYIGDYKVKGKELPLKLFTIKEGDTNE; from the coding sequence ATGAAAATATTTAAATTCAGATTGAAAACGATACATATACTTTTTATAATATTTTTATTAATATATTTAATAACATATCTTTTAAACAATCCATGGATTGAAAATTTCGAATTAAAAACGCTTGATTTAAGATACAGAATTCGCGGAGAAAAGAAAATAAAATCCGATGTCATTGTTATAGCTATTGATGAAAATTCTTTAATAAATATGGCCACAGAATTTAATGATGAGTGGCCATGGAATAGAGAACATTATGCAAGAATGGTAGCAAAATTATTTAAATTTGGCATAAAAACTATAGGTTTTGATGTTTCTTTTACGACACCATCAGAAAGCAATATAATGTCTAATGGAAAATCGAAAGATGATGTATTATTATCTGCAATTTTAAGAAAATACAATAAAGTTGTATTAGGTACTTACTTAACTGTCGAGAAACAAAATTTTAAAGAATACAATGAAATTTTCAGAAAAAAACTTGAAGATAATAGATTCTATCTTAAATATTCTTTCAAGCTAAAAAACCCTGAATATTTACCATTATTTTATCCATTAACCGCATACAAAATAATTCCACCTATTCCAGAATTTTCTTCATTAGTTCCTGCTTCTACTTACGAAATCGGGCAATTAGATCCAGATGGTGTTGCCAGAAGTTTACCTCTAATTTTCAAAGAAGAATGGGCTGCTGAAAATGGTTATAGTACGGGGTTATTCCCTCATATGGATCTTTTTTTGTACGCTTTTTATAAAAACTATGATATAAATGACTTTATATTTGATCCGAAAAATTACATAATTCAAATTAACAATGAAAAAATACAAACAGATAAAAACGGATTTTATTCTTTAAATTTTTATGGAAAAGGAAAAAATGTTTTTGACACAATATCATTTTATGATTTTGTCTATACAAAAAAATATGATAATTATGATTTTAAAAATAAAGTTGCTATTTTAGGTTATTCTGCTACTGCAAAAGGGCTATATGATTTAAGAATTACTCCTTTTTCTAATGACGAACCTGGCGTTTATTTACATGCTACAGCAGTTCAAAATCTTATTAGTAAAGATAAAATAACGCGTGTAATTTTCTTTTACAGCATCATTATATTATTTTCTTTACTTTTATTATCTTTAATATTTTCTTCATATAAAAAAATATATGTAAAACTTATTTCTTTTTCTATTCCATCTTCATATATATTTATATCTTATATCCTTTTTAAAAATAATATATGGGTCGATACTTTTTACCCTGTTCTTTCAACATTGATAATTTCTATTATAGATACTGTTCAATCTGTTTTAAATGAATCGAAAGAAAAAAAGAAAATAAAATCTTTTTTCTTTAAATATGTACCAGATTTCGTTGCACAAAAGTTATTAGATCAGGGAAAAACAGAACTTGGTGGAGAAAAAAAGAACGTTGTATTGATTATGTCTGATATTGTTGGATTTACAGAAAAATCTGAAAAATTATCTCCTGAAGATGTTGTAAGATTTCTAAATTATTATTTATCTCAAATGGTTGATATTATAAGAAACAAATACTATGGTACTATAGACAAATTTATAGGTGATTTAATTATGGCAATTTTTGGTGCTCCTATTGAATTTGGAGATGAGGTTGATAGAGCTATATCTTGTGCATTGGATATGAGAAAAAAACTAAAAGATATAAATATAGAATTAAAAAAAATGGGATTTGATTTTGAAGTTAATGCCGGGATAGGTATGCATTATGGAGAGGTAATTATTGGAAATATTGGAGCGGATTTTAGAATGGATTATACTTGTATAGGTGATACTGTAAATACCACATCAAGAATTGAACATTTGACCAGAGAGCTAAATCAATGGCTTATAGTAACAGAAGAAATTGTAAAACGGTCAAAAAAGTTTAGATTTAAATATATAGGCGATTATAAAGTTAAAGGAAAAGAACTGCCTTTAAAGCTATTTACGATAAAGGAAGGAGATACTAATGAATAA
- a CDS encoding HD-GYP domain-containing protein, producing MNNLYNLILENLSILKEMDVEYKISIDNESFDNIKKNKNEKIRVLYKGTHNVEISFFEKTDNIYLLSLDKIIKKFCSIKKFDDPNKKIFDFLSQIKPNINFEKTIENIKKTLKEVFNLDDVEFYFSTNKNLLFKNISFPIYSMKKFSDISCFFDKTHLPIFLEKEILGYFILTKHNGFDLYDYALLYELNDYINKNIENSFLENKFNIILDKSLNILTKILETRVPGAEKHCQNISRSAVKIGEYLNLNKKDIKNLKFGSMIFDIGKIGIPEYVLLKKEDLTLEENELIKKHVNYGYNLVSKITTISEDIKKIVLYHHEKWNGEGYPEGLYGDNIPLLAQIIGLLDTYYSLLEDRPYRNKLPKRKALELMESYSGIFFNPILVKALKEVINND from the coding sequence ATGAATAATCTATACAATTTAATTTTAGAAAATTTATCGATTCTGAAAGAAATGGATGTCGAATATAAAATTTCCATTGATAATGAATCATTTGATAATATTAAGAAAAATAAAAACGAGAAAATACGGGTTTTATATAAAGGAACACATAATGTTGAAATTTCTTTTTTTGAAAAAACAGATAATATTTATTTATTGAGTCTTGATAAAATCATAAAAAAATTTTGTTCTATTAAAAAATTTGATGATCCAAATAAAAAAATTTTTGATTTTCTTTCACAAATAAAACCTAATATTAATTTTGAAAAAACTATTGAAAATATTAAAAAAACATTGAAAGAAGTATTCAATCTTGATGATGTGGAATTTTATTTTTCCACCAATAAAAATCTTTTATTCAAAAATATATCTTTTCCTATATATTCTATGAAAAAATTCTCAGATATATCTTGTTTCTTTGATAAAACACACCTTCCTATTTTTTTAGAAAAAGAAATTTTGGGATATTTTATCTTAACTAAACATAACGGATTTGATTTATATGACTATGCCCTTTTATATGAATTGAATGATTATATAAACAAAAATATAGAAAATTCTTTCTTAGAAAATAAATTCAATATTATTTTAGATAAATCTTTAAATATTTTAACAAAAATATTAGAAACAAGGGTACCTGGTGCCGAAAAGCATTGCCAAAACATCTCAAGAAGTGCTGTTAAAATTGGAGAATATCTAAACTTGAACAAAAAAGATATTAAAAATCTCAAATTCGGAAGTATGATTTTTGATATAGGGAAAATAGGGATTCCTGAATATGTGTTATTAAAAAAAGAAGACTTAACTTTAGAAGAAAATGAATTAATAAAAAAACACGTTAATTATGGTTATAATCTTGTCTCTAAAATCACTACTATATCTGAAGATATTAAAAAAATTGTATTATATCATCATGAAAAATGGAATGGCGAGGGGTATCCCGAAGGACTTTATGGTGATAACATACCGCTTTTAGCGCAAATTATAGGATTACTTGATACATATTATTCTTTATTGGAAGATAGACCATATAGAAATAAATTACCCAAAAGGAAAGCTCTTGAATTAATGGAAAGTTATAGCGGAATATTTTTTAATCCTATTTTAGTAAAGGCTTTAAAAGAGGTGATAAACAATGATTGA